The region GGCAACCGAGGCCTAAATGACTGGaaccagagccatatatttagaaTTGTATTCTAAATGCATAGCTCTGACTGGAACTACACAGGCTCATTGCAGTGTGCCCTTTCTCCTGGATGCACCTTACAGTTCACATTTGGggtattaaaggcccagtgcagttaacaatgtgatttttctgtgttttagATATACTGTATTTCCACGCTGAGGTTGGAATaatctgtgaaattgtgaaaatgatgataattcccttttagtgtaagagcctGACATTTCTGGCTGTTTTGGTGGGATAGAGTTTTTTGatctgcctggtgacatcaaaaGGCAGATCCtcacagctagttttcagttttccactccccactcagaccacgcCCAGACAGTCCtaacaaaattcttgcttgagaaatggcTCTTGCTAAGAAACTATTTTTGTTTcgttttgaccattttaattgaaaacaatcacagcaaGGTACCTAATTGTgtcccagaaatgatttgacattgatataaaaatggctgcattaaACCTTTAATCTAAATCGTGCTGTGTTTGAGGGGGAGATGGATGTGGGGAGGTAATTAGGTTGACTTGAACATGTTTTGTAGTGGTGAAGTGTAGTTTGTGAGTGTTCTGGTCCCAGTATCGGCAACAGCTGTCAGAAACAAGAGTTTATATGACTGTAAAGAGGACAACACTTTCATTCAACAGTGtgatagtacagtacagttagtATTTGTATCTAAATGTAACcacaaataaacaaaaacattttacagACAGGTGTTGATTTGATTTCTTTACTGGATTGGCAAAAGACAACCACAGAGGAGATTCCAGTTCTGCCCTATCAGGGGTTATGGGTCGGGGGTCAGGGTTTTTTGCTGAGAGCCTTTAGGACTCCTCCTTCTCGTCTCCGTGGGTGATGATGTAACACAGTGACTTGTAATCGATGTTGCCGGCCACGTCAATTGGCGCCACAGAGAACGCCTGGTCCACCTGAGAATTTCATCAAAAGACAGAGGGGGATTAGGCAACAATGTGAATTGACCAAAGGCCTACTTTCTATGTAGGACTGCTGATAGGATGGTTTATCTCTCTCTCAAGTAATGTCAACTgtgagaagaaagaaaaaaagtagGTTAAAAAGAGAAAAAATAATACCAACCTCCTCTGCTGTGAATTTATCCGCCTGGTTCATTAGTAACCGTTTAAACCTTTAAAGAATACACAGCTAATTAATAATTCATTGCCCATATTGTCATTGCATATTTTGGCAATCTGTAGAGGTTCAAATTATACGGACTCATCCTTGTTGACGAAACCTGTGCCGTTTGGGTCGAAGAGCTTGAAGGCAGCGAGGATGGTGTCCTCGGGGTCTGTGCCTGTAAAGGGAGGGTTATAGTTCCGTTAACATGAACCGAAACCAAAGAGGCATGCAGCAGAAGGATGGAGAAGCAGAGGGATGGGGTCTTACCGTTGAGTTTCTCTCCAAATAGAGTGAGGAACACAGTAAAGTTGATGGGACCCTTCCCCTCGTTCAACATCTCATCCAGTTCCTCATCCTTAACGTTCAGCTTCCCTGGTACACAAAAACATAAatcgacatacacacacacacacacacacacacgcatgcacatacacacattttGTAAAGTGAGACAATTTAAAATACCTAGCTGTCCATAGGTTTCTCTCAGGTCCTGTTTTTTGATCACACCATCTCTGTCTTGGTCAATACAGCCGAAAGCCTGGAGATAAACACAGTACATCCATTGTtaatagatccccccccccccctcagaatttGACCTTCATCGTAAAATAAATTACGAATATCCAAAATGTATGTATGTCTAATATTATGAGACGTTTCCTCTGATGTCTATGGACCAGCCAGTGTAAGTGTACTGTAGCCACGCACCTCCTTGAACTCCTGTATCTGACACTGTTCGAACATGGAGAAGACATTGGAGCAGCTCTTCTgggctcctctctgtctcttattACCAGCCTTCTTACTGGCCTGAGAAACCAGGAAAATAGACAGGAGGTTTACGCATGGCCATATCACTGTCACCAGTCGTAAACGAATGAGAGCAGAGGAATCCAAAAAAGAATAACCAAGTCAACACGTAACAATGGAAACCATGTATTCTATGTGAAAGAATAAAAATGAGTAATATGTCACATACATTTAACACATATTTTTACAGTAAAACGCCCAGGTTTGCTTGACCAAGGTCATCCGGAGATAGTATGATTTCAATATAAATAAGTACTAACGACTTTCTAAGGAATTAGTCATTTCTAATTTCTGATTAAAATAGTAGGACACATACTAAACGTATCAAAAAAAGAtacttccctttttcaggaccctgtctttcaaagataatttgtaaaaaaatcCAAAatacttcacagatcttcattgtaaagggtttaaacaccgtttcccatgattgttaattaattaattaatgaacatgcacctgtggaatggtcgtttagacactgcgtgaacgtgccttaggcatgctgcaatgaggcatgaggactgcagatgtggccagggcaataaattgcaatgtccgtactgtgagacgcctaagtcAGCGCTGCAGGGAGGCAAGAtgaacagctgatcgtccttgcactggcagatcacgtgtaacacctgcacaggatcggtacatccgaacatagcacctgtgggacaggtacaggatagcaacaacaactgcccgagttacaccaggaacgcacaatacctccatcagtgctcagactgtctgcaataggctgagagaggctgaactgagggcttgtaggcctgttgtaagacaggtcctcaccagacatcactggcaacaacgtcgcctatgggcacaaacccaccgttgctggactaGACAGAACTGGtcaaaagtgttcttcactgatgagtcacggttttgtctcaccaggggtgatggtcggatttacgtttatcgtcgaaggaatgagtgttatactgaggcctgtactctggagcgggatcgatttggaggtggagggtctatcatggtctggggcggtgtgtcacagcatcctcAGACTGAGctggttgtcattgcaggcaatctcaatgctgtgcgttacagggaagacgtcctcctccctcatgtggtacccttcctgcaggctcaacctgacatgaccctccagcatgacaatgg is a window of Oncorhynchus kisutch isolate 150728-3 linkage group LG3, Okis_V2, whole genome shotgun sequence DNA encoding:
- the LOC109872399 gene encoding myosin regulatory light chain 2, atrial isoform-like, whose protein sequence is MASKKAGNKRQRGAQKSCSNVFSMFEQCQIQEFKEAFGCIDQDRDGVIKKQDLRETYGQLGKLNVKDEELDEMLNEGKGPINFTVFLTLFGEKLNGTDPEDTILAAFKLFDPNGTGFVNKDEFKRLLMNQADKFTAEEVDQAFSVAPIDVAGNIDYKSLCYIITHGDEKEES